Within the Micromonospora citrea genome, the region GGAGCGGGAGGGCACCTTCCACGCCCCCAACCCGACCGGTCCGCTGGCCGACCCCGACCATCCCCGCGCCGGCGCCGAGAAGCTGTACGTCCTGGACATGTTCCCCTACCCGTCGGGCGCCGGCCTGCACGTCGGCCACCCGCTGGGCTACATCGGCACCGACTGCTTCGCCCGCTACCAGCGGATGGCGGGGCGCAACGTGCTGCACGCGATGGGCTTCGACGCGTTCGGCCTGCCCGCCGAGCAGTACGCGGTGCAGACCGGCACCCACCCGCGGACCACCACCGTGGCCAACATCGAGCGCTACAAGGCGCAGCTGCGCCGGCTGGGCCTGGCCCACGACGAGCGCCGCTCGGTGGCCACCATCGACACCGACTTCTACCGCTGGACCCAGTGGATCTTCCTGCAGGTCTTCAACTCCTGGTACGACGCCGAGGCGAAGCGGGCCCGCCCGATCGCCGAGCTGATCGCCGAGTTCGAGGGCGGCAACCGGCCGACCCCCGACGGCCGCCCGTGGGCGGAGCTGTCCGTCGCCGAGCGCCGGGCCGTCGTCGACGACCACCGGCTGGCGTACGTGTCGCAGGCGCCGGTCAACTGGTGCCCCGGGCTGGGCACCGTGCTGGCCAACGAGGAGGTCACCGCCGACGGCCGCTCGGAGCGGGGCAACTTCCCGGTCTTCAAGCGCAACCTGAAGCAGTGGATGATGCGGATCACCGCGTACGGCGACCGGCTGCTGGACGACCTGGACACGCTGGACTGGCCCGAGCCGATCAAGCTGATGCAGCGCAACTGGATCGGCCGCTCCACCGGCGCGCACATCGACTTCCCGACCGCCGTGGAGCCGATCCGGGTGTTCACGACCCGGCCGGACACGATCTTCGGCGCCACCTACATGGTGCTGGCCCCCGAGCACGAGCTGGTCGACGCGCTGGTCCCGGCGGCCTGGCCGGAGGGGACGAGGGACGCGTGGACCGGCGGGCACGCCAACCCGCGCGCGGCCGTCGAGGCGTACCGCAAGGCGGCGGCGGCCAAGACCGACGTCGAGCGGCAGGCCGACACGAAGGAGAAGACGGGCGTCTTCGTCGGGGCGTACGCCACCAACCCCGTCAACGGGGCGCAGGTCCCGATCTTCATCGCGGACTACGTGCTGGCCGGCTACGGCACGGGCGCGATCATGGCGGTGCCCGCCCAGGACGAGCGGGACTGGGCGTTCGCCGAGGTCTTCGAGCTGCCGATCGTGCGCACCGTGCAGCCGGCGGAGGGCTTCGACGGCAAGGCGTACACCGGGGACGGGCCGGCGATCAACAGCGCCGCGCCCGAGCGCGGCCTGGACCTGAACGGCCTGGGGGTGGCCGACGCCAAGGCGGCGATCATCGAGTGGCTGGAGGCCAACGGTCACGGCGCCGGCGCGACGACCTACCGGCTGCGCGACTGGCTGTTCTCCCGGCAGCGCTACTGGGGCGAGCCCTTCCCCATCGTGTACGACGAGACCGGCGCCGCGATCGCCCTGCCGGAGGAGATGCTGCCGGTCGAGCTGCCCGAGGTGGACGACTTCTCGCCGCGCACCTTCGACCCCGACGACGCCGACAGCGACCCGGAGACGCCGCTGTCGCGCCGCCGGGACTGGGTCGAGGTGGAGCTGGACCTGGGCGACGGGCCGAAGCGCTACACCCGCGAGACCAACGTGATGCCGCAGTGGGCCGGCTCCTGCTGGTACGAGATGCGCTACCTGGACCCGACCAACGCCGAGCGGTTCGTCGACCCGGAGAACGAGGCGTACTGGATGGGCCCGCGCGGCGAGGGCGACTGCGGCGGCACCGACCTGTACGTCGGCGGCGCCGAGCACGCCGTGCTGCACCTGCTGTACGCCCGGTTCTGGCACAAGGTGCTGTACGACCTGGGGCACGTCTCGTCGTACGAGCCGTTCCGCAAGCTGTTCAACCAGGGCTACATCCAGGCGTACGCGTACACCGACGCCCGGGGCGCCTACGTGCCGGCCGAGGAGGTCACCGAGCGCGACGGCGGGTTCTACCTGGGCGACACGGCGGTCAAGCGCGAGTACGGCAAGATGGGCAAGTCCCTGAAGAACGTGGTCACGCCGGACGAGATGTGCGCCGCGTACGGGGCGGACACGTTCCGGGTCTACGAGATGTCGATGGGCCCGCTGGAGGTGTCCCGCCCGTGGGAGACCCGGGCGGTGGTCGGGTCGTACCGCTTCCTGCAGCGGGTCTGGCGGGCGATCGTCGACGAGCAGACCGGCGCGCTGCGGGTCACCGACGCCCCCGCCGACGACGCGACGCGGCGGCTGCTGCACAGGGTGGTCGACGGGGTCCGCGCCGACATGGAGGCGATCCGGTTCAACACGGCGATCGCCAAGCTGATCGAGCTGACCAACGGGCTGACCCGGCTGGCGGAGACCCCGCGCGAGGTGGCCGAGCCGCTGGTGCTGATGCTGGCGCCGTTCGCCCCGCACGTCGCCGAGGAGCTGTGGCGCCGGCTGGGGCACGACACCTCGCTGACGTACGCGGACTTCCCGACCGCCGACCCGGCGCTGCTGGTCGCGGAGACGGTGACGTACCCGGTGCAGGTCAACGGCAAGGTGCGCGGCCGGGTCGAGGTGCCCGCCGACGCGCCGGAGGAGGCCGTCCGCGCGGCGGCCCTGGAGGCGGTCGCGTCGTCGCTGGCCGGCAAGGAGCCCCGCAAGGTCATCGTTGTCTCCGGCCGGATGGTCTCCGTGGTCGCCTGACGTGTCGCGGGCAGGGCCGTCGCGGGTGTCGCACGCGACGGGCCCTGCCCGGCTCCGCCGGCCGGCGGAGCCTGCCCGACCCCGACGGCGGCGGGCCCCGCCGCCGTCGGCGACTACGGGTCCCGGCGGTGGACGACGACCACGGCGACCAGCGTCGCGACCAGGGACCAGCCGGCGAACGCGAGCCAGGAGCCGGCGACCGTGGCCGGGAACGGGTCCGGGTTCAGGACGTCGGGGTGCACCTCGATCAGCCGCTGCCAGGCGGGGACGGGCAGCACGTGCCGGAGTTCGGCGATCCACCGGTGCGTGTCGCTGTCCACCACCAGCGGCAGCAGCACGAGCAGCACGGTGGCCGCCACGACCGCCCCGGCGGCGTGCCGGATCACCGCGCCCAGTCCCATGCCGATCAGCGCGCAGACCGGCGCCAGCAGGGCGCTGCCCAGGACCGCCCGCGCCACCCCCGGGTCGCCGATCGACCAGCCGGCGTCCCGCCCGGACAGGATCGCCTGGGACACCCAGAACGCGGTCGCCGCGGTGACCAGGCCCAGCACGAGCATCACCGCGGCCAGCACGGCCGCCTTCGCGACCACCACCGACCGGCGGGCGGGAACGGCGGCGAACGTGGCCCGGACCAGCCCGCTCTGGTACTCGCCGACGACGGTCAGCGCGCCGACGCTGGTGGTGGCGAGCATCAGCAGCAGGTAGCCGGCCTCGGGGAAGGCGTCCCGCGCCGGCCCGTACAGGTGGAACATCTCCCGGCGCCCGTCCGGGTAGCTCGGCCAGTTCCGGTGGTCGGCGAGGCTGGCGTGCACGCTCACCCCGACGACGAAGAGGAACACCAGCGGCAGCGTCCACCGGGTCGAGCGCAGCGACCACAGCTTGATCCACTCGGCGGCGAGCAGGTCGCGGAACCGGGCCGGCGCCTCGGTCACGGTCGACCGGCGGGTCGGTTCGATCGTCGCGGTCATCGGGTCTCCTCCCC harbors:
- the leuS gene encoding leucine--tRNA ligase, with translation MSEAAPAGDIPPFRYTAALAEEIEQRWQDTWEREGTFHAPNPTGPLADPDHPRAGAEKLYVLDMFPYPSGAGLHVGHPLGYIGTDCFARYQRMAGRNVLHAMGFDAFGLPAEQYAVQTGTHPRTTTVANIERYKAQLRRLGLAHDERRSVATIDTDFYRWTQWIFLQVFNSWYDAEAKRARPIAELIAEFEGGNRPTPDGRPWAELSVAERRAVVDDHRLAYVSQAPVNWCPGLGTVLANEEVTADGRSERGNFPVFKRNLKQWMMRITAYGDRLLDDLDTLDWPEPIKLMQRNWIGRSTGAHIDFPTAVEPIRVFTTRPDTIFGATYMVLAPEHELVDALVPAAWPEGTRDAWTGGHANPRAAVEAYRKAAAAKTDVERQADTKEKTGVFVGAYATNPVNGAQVPIFIADYVLAGYGTGAIMAVPAQDERDWAFAEVFELPIVRTVQPAEGFDGKAYTGDGPAINSAAPERGLDLNGLGVADAKAAIIEWLEANGHGAGATTYRLRDWLFSRQRYWGEPFPIVYDETGAAIALPEEMLPVELPEVDDFSPRTFDPDDADSDPETPLSRRRDWVEVELDLGDGPKRYTRETNVMPQWAGSCWYEMRYLDPTNAERFVDPENEAYWMGPRGEGDCGGTDLYVGGAEHAVLHLLYARFWHKVLYDLGHVSSYEPFRKLFNQGYIQAYAYTDARGAYVPAEEVTERDGGFYLGDTAVKREYGKMGKSLKNVVTPDEMCAAYGADTFRVYEMSMGPLEVSRPWETRAVVGSYRFLQRVWRAIVDEQTGALRVTDAPADDATRRLLHRVVDGVRADMEAIRFNTAIAKLIELTNGLTRLAETPREVAEPLVLMLAPFAPHVAEELWRRLGHDTSLTYADFPTADPALLVAETVTYPVQVNGKVRGRVEVPADAPEEAVRAAALEAVASSLAGKEPRKVIVVSGRMVSVVA
- a CDS encoding ABC transporter permease subunit, yielding MTATIEPTRRSTVTEAPARFRDLLAAEWIKLWSLRSTRWTLPLVFLFVVGVSVHASLADHRNWPSYPDGRREMFHLYGPARDAFPEAGYLLLMLATTSVGALTVVGEYQSGLVRATFAAVPARRSVVVAKAAVLAAVMLVLGLVTAATAFWVSQAILSGRDAGWSIGDPGVARAVLGSALLAPVCALIGMGLGAVIRHAAGAVVAATVLLVLLPLVVDSDTHRWIAELRHVLPVPAWQRLIEVHPDVLNPDPFPATVAGSWLAFAGWSLVATLVAVVVVHRRDP